One Heptranchias perlo isolate sHepPer1 unplaced genomic scaffold, sHepPer1.hap1 HAP1_SCAFFOLD_70, whole genome shotgun sequence genomic region harbors:
- the LOC137318352 gene encoding zinc finger protein 16-like, producing SSRLESHRRRHTGERPFTCSVCGSGFTQSSHLTEHQLVHTDKRLFKCSVCEKSFKRKSDLLTHQRTHTGETPFTCTKCGKGFIQSSNLLTHQRIHTGERPFTCSVCGSGFTQSSHLIEHQLVHTDKRLFKCSVCEKSFKRKSDLLTHQRTHTGEKPFTCSVCGKGFTRSSSLLTHQRVHTGERLFTCSVCGKSFTRSSHLLRHQQVHTGERPFTCFICGKGFAQSSTLLTHQRVHTGQRPFTCFICGKRFTQSSTLLTHQRVHTGERPFTCSVCGKEFTCSSGLIEHQLVHTDKRPFQCSNCEKSFKRTWDLLRHERIHTGERPITCSVCGMGFTQSSHLLSHQRVHM from the coding sequence TCATCCCGGCTGGAATcacatcgacgcagacacactggagagaggccgttcacctgctccgtgtgtgggagcggattcactcagtcatcccacctcactgaacatcaacttgttcacactgataagagactttttaaatgttctgtctgtgagaagagctttaaaagaaaaagtgatctgctgacacaccaacgcactcacactggggagacgccgttcacctgcactaagtgcgggaagggattcattcagtcatccaacctgctgacacaccagcgaattcacactggggagaggccgttcacctgctccgtgtgtgggagcggattcactcaatcttcccacctcattgaacatcagcttgttcacactgataagagactttttaaatgctctgtctgtgagaaaagctttaaaagaaaaagtgatctgctgacacaccaacgcactcacactggggagaagccgttcacctgctccgtgtgtgggaagggattcactcggtcatccagcctactgacacaccagcgggtccacactggggagaggctgttcacctgctccgtgtgtgggaagagtttcactcgatcatcccacctgctgagacatcagcaagttcacactggggagaggccattcacctgcttcatatgtgggaagggattcgctcagtcatccaccctgcttacacaccagcgagttcacacagggcagaggccgttcacctgcttcatatgtgggaagagattcactcagtcatccaccctgctgacacaccagcgagttcacactggggagaggccattcacctgctccgtgtgtgggaaggaattcacttgttcatccggcctcattgaacaccaacttgttcacactgataagagaccctttcaatgttctaactgtgagaagagctttaaaagaacttgggatctgctgagacatgaacgtattcacactggggagaggcccatcacctgctcagtgtgtgggatgggattcactcaatcatcccacctgctgagtcaccagcgagttcacatgtga